One window from the genome of Musa acuminata AAA Group cultivar baxijiao chromosome BXJ1-4, Cavendish_Baxijiao_AAA, whole genome shotgun sequence encodes:
- the LOC135649647 gene encoding protein trichome birefringence-like 42 isoform X2: MSPRATTEADASPQPSAVAGMAFSPSDKAELPSPDSSLVHVTNSSGSPIMALPPKQSNDVDANTSSYSSQIITTKEILTAEATTPAPRATEEGNVVKEKKKCDVFDGRWVYDRKRYPLYRSQWCPFLTDQVSCQRNGRPDSDYEHWRWQPNGCDLPRFNGSEMLERWRGKRVVIVGDSLNRNMWESLACMLYSSVRRKRADVKLHGSDYKVFRALDYDCSVEFFWSPFLVELKEREDHAKILRLDKLPAEERRWLGADVMVFNTGHWWTHRGKMRAWNYFECSEGLMEDMEAEEAFQRALRTWAQWVDRNVDPARTAVFFRSISPEHKRENLHWCYNQTHPITNDTYLQQFPRSMVSLAETTIRKMRTPVTYLNITRLSEYRRDAHTSIYTSRQGKLLTAEQRKEPARYADCSHWCLPGLPDTWNVLLFASLLRGTTPSFIS; encoded by the exons ATGTCCCCACGGGCAACCACCGAGGCGGATGCGTCTCCACAGCCCAGCGCGGTAGCAGGGATGGCCTTCTCACCATCCGACAAAGCAGAGCTTCCGTCTCCGGATTCTAGCCTGGTGCATGTCACGAATTCCTCGGGGTCTCCGATCATGGCGCTTCCACCTAAGCAGTCTAATGATGTCGATGCAAATACTTCTTCCTACTCCTCACAAATTATCACAACCAAAGAAATCCTTACAGCCGAAGCGACGACACCGGCACCTCGCGCCACCGAAGAGGGAAACGTggtgaaggagaagaagaagtgcGACGTGTTCGACGGCAGGTGGGTGTACGACCGGAAGAGGTACCCTCTTTACCGGTCGCAATGGTGCCCCTTTCTCACCGACCAAGTAAGCTGCCAGAGGAACGGCAGGCCCGACTCCGACTACGAGCACTGGCGGTGGCAGCCTAATGGCTGCGACCTTCCGAG GTTTAATGGGAGCGAGATGCTGGAGAGGTGGAGAGGGAAGCGAGTGGTGATCGTCGGTGACTCCCTCAACAGGAACATGTGGGAGTCGCTCGCCTGCATGCTCTACTCGTCGGTGCGCCGGAAGCGCGCCGACGTCAAGTTGCACGGCTCAGATTACAAGGTGTTCCGAGCCCTG GATTATGATTGCTCGGTGGAGTTCTTTTGGAGCCCCTTCCTGGTAGAGCTGAAGGAAAGGGAAGACCATGCCAAGATCCTAAGGCTCGACAAGCTCCCGGCAGAAGAACGCCGATGGCTGGGTGCCGACGTCATGGTGTTCAACACCGGCCACTGGTGGACGCACCGCGGCAAGATGAGGGC GTGGAACTACTTCGAGTGCAGCGAAGGGTTGATGGAGGACATGGAAGCGGAGGAGGCGTTCCAAAGGGCACTCCGGACTTGGGCGCAGTGGGTCGACCGAAACGTGGACCCGGCCAGGACCGCCGTCTTCTTCAGGAGCATCTCGCCCGAACACAAGAG GGAAAACTTACACTGGTGCTACAACCAGACCCACCCCATCACCAACGACACTTATCTGCAGCAGTTTCCGAGATCCATGGTGTCGCTTGCGGAGACGACCATCAGGAAGATGAGAACCCCGGTGACGTATCTGAACATCACACGGCTGTCGGAGTACCGGCGAGATGCGCACACATCCATTTATACATCCAGGCAAGGGAAGCTGCTAACGGCGGAGCAGAGGAAGGAACCCGCGAGATATGCCGACTGCAGCCATTGGTGCCTTCCAGGATTGCCCGATACTTGGAATGTTCTTCTCTTTGCTTCCCTCCTCAGGGGAACAACCCCCTCCTTCATTTCATAG
- the LOC103973716 gene encoding ABC transporter G family member 10 gives MELQTLNLGSRRPRYRIETKSLSYDLSTATRNVHLRCCGFPSTCRSILKNVCCEALPGELLAIVGPSGAGKTTLLSVLAGVIHPSQVSGDILVDGRPMDVSRFRRVSGYVTQDDALFPLLTVEESLAYSARLRLNATAGEAAARVRELIKELGLDHVAGSRIGGHGAGGISGGERRRVSIGVDLVHDPAVLLLDEPTSGLDSASALHIVKLLKSMASVQGKTIVLTIHQPGFRILELFDQVLLIAGGTVHHQGPIALLESRLREAGHRIPPHVNVLEFAMDAMASLDSGPTTPQEEVIRAPNCSTKEDKIFYANSRCGEVFILTSRFFKNASRTRELFTAKVIQSIAAGFGLGTIFINVSNLQARVGFFAFSLTFLLSSTNEGLPIFLRERRILQRETSRGAYRVSSYVIANALVFMPFLLVAALLYATPVYWLVGLRREMDKFLYFSLVIWLVMLMANSFVACFSALVPTFIMGNSVISGLMGSFFLFSGYFIAKDNIPRYWIFMHYLSFFKYPFEAFVLNEYGGVRGRRECLEWEGNMCALDGGMFLREQGVVESQRWSHVGVMLAFICGYRILCFLILRLRCYDVRR, from the coding sequence ATGGAGCTGCAAACGCTGAATCTTGGCAGCCGGAGACCCCGATACCGCATCGAAACCAAGTCGTTGTCCTACGACCTCTCGACCGCCACACGGAACGTTCACCTGCGTTGCTGCGGCTTTCCCAGCACCTGCAGGTCTATTCTGAAGAACGTGTGCTGTGAGGCCCTTCCCGGTGAGCTCCTGGCGATCGTCGGCCCAAGCGGAGCTGGAAAGACCACGCTGCTCTCCGTTCTTGCCGGCGTGATACACCCGAGCCAAGTCTCCGGCGACATACTCGTCGATGGACGACCCATGGACGTGTCCCGCTTTCGAAGGGTATCCGGCTACGTCACGCAAGACGATGCGCTCTTCCCGCTGCTGACGGTCGAGGAGTCGCTGGCATACAGCGCCAGGCTGAGGCTCAACGCGACGGCTGGCGAGGCCGCTGCCCGCGTGAGGGAGCTGATCAAAGAGCTGGGTCTGGATCATGTGGCCGGTTCTAGAATCGGCGGCCACGGAGCTGGCGGCATTTCCGGCGGTGAGCGCCGCCGGGTTTCCATCGGGGTCGACTTGGTGCATGATCCGGCGGTGCTGTTGCTGGACGAGCCGACCTCCGGGCTGGACTCGGCCTCCGCCCTCCACATTGTAAAGCTGCTCAAGTCCATGGCGTCTGTCCAGGGAAAGACCATTGTCCTCACCATCCATCAGCCGGGCTTTCGGATCCTCGAGTTGTTCGACCAGGTCTTGCTCATCGCCGGCGGAACCGTTCACCACCAGGGGCCGATCGCGCTATTGGAGAGTCGGCTGAGGGAGGCTGGCCATCGCATTCCTCCTCATGTCAATGTGCTGGAGTTCGCCATGGATGCCATGGCTAGCCTGGACTCAGGGCCCACTACTCCCCAAGAAGAGGTTATCAGAGCTCCCAACTGCAGCACCAAAGAAGACAAAATCTTCTACGCCAATTCGCGGTGTGGCGAGGTTTTCATTCTAACCAGCCGGTTCTTCAAGAACGCTTCGAGGACCCGGGAACTGTTCACCGCGAAGGTGATCCAATCCATCGCAGCTGGGTTCGGCCTCGGAACAATCTTCATAAACGTAAGCAACCTCCAAGCCAGGGTGGGTTTCTTCGCGTTCAGCCTCACCTTTCTTCTGTCGTCCACGAACGAAGGCTTGCCCATCTTCTTGCGGGAGAGAAGGATTCTGCAGAGGGAGACCTCGAGAGGGGCCTACAGGGTGTCCTCCTATGTCATAGCCAATGCGCTTGTCTTCATGCCTTTTCTTCTAGTAGCTGCACTCTTATACGCCACTCCAGTGTATTGGTTGGTGGGACTGAGAAGGGAGATGGATAAGTTTCTCTACTTCTCTTTGGTGATATGGCTGGTGATGCTGATGGCCAACTCTTTTGTCGCGTGCTTCAGCGCCCTGGTTCCAACCTTCATCATGGGCAATTCCGTCATCTCGGGGCTGATgggttccttcttcctcttctcaggCTATTTCATAGCCAAAGACAACATACCCAGGTACTGGATCTTCATGCACTACCTCAGCTTCTTCAAGTATCCGTTCGAGGCTTTCGTGTTGAACGAGTATGGTGGAGTAAGGGGAAGAAGGGAATGCTTGGAGTGGGAGGGAAACATGTGCGCTCTCGACGGAGGGATGTTCTTGAGGGAGCAGGGCGTGGTGGAGTCTCAAAGATGGAGCCATGTGGGAGTGATGCTTGCTTTCATATGCGGGTACAGAATCCTTTGTTTTCTCATCCTGCGCCTTAGATGCTACGATGTGAGAagatag
- the LOC135649647 gene encoding protein trichome birefringence-like 42 isoform X1 yields the protein MESLPPLLVNRKWLLCTLACFLGYLLISYSLQKVYRPSTTIASFPDLDGTAHVSKKPSTVPSLAEASAETYVEVPPVSTAPAPCEAFVQELEPTPTPPSVIAAMSPRATTEADASPQPSAVAGMAFSPSDKAELPSPDSSLVHVTNSSGSPIMALPPKQSNDVDANTSSYSSQIITTKEILTAEATTPAPRATEEGNVVKEKKKCDVFDGRWVYDRKRYPLYRSQWCPFLTDQVSCQRNGRPDSDYEHWRWQPNGCDLPRFNGSEMLERWRGKRVVIVGDSLNRNMWESLACMLYSSVRRKRADVKLHGSDYKVFRALDYDCSVEFFWSPFLVELKEREDHAKILRLDKLPAEERRWLGADVMVFNTGHWWTHRGKMRAWNYFECSEGLMEDMEAEEAFQRALRTWAQWVDRNVDPARTAVFFRSISPEHKRENLHWCYNQTHPITNDTYLQQFPRSMVSLAETTIRKMRTPVTYLNITRLSEYRRDAHTSIYTSRQGKLLTAEQRKEPARYADCSHWCLPGLPDTWNVLLFASLLRGTTPSFIS from the exons ATGGAGTCCCTTCCACCTCTCCTCGTCAACCGCAAGTGGCTGCTCTGCACCCTGGCCTGCTTCCTCGGCTATCTCCTCATCTCCTACAGCCTTCAGAAAGTATACCGCCCGAGCACGACCATCGCATCTTTTCCAGACCTCGACGGTACTGCTCATGTAAGCAAAAAGCCCTCCACCGTGCCTTCGCTTGCAGAAGCATCGGCAGAGACTTATGTAGAGGTTCCACCTGTCAGCACTGCCCCCGCGCCTTGTGAAGCTTTTGTGCAAGAGTTGGAGCCGACGCCTACTCCTCCATCGGTCATCGCGGCCATGTCCCCACGGGCAACCACCGAGGCGGATGCGTCTCCACAGCCCAGCGCGGTAGCAGGGATGGCCTTCTCACCATCCGACAAAGCAGAGCTTCCGTCTCCGGATTCTAGCCTGGTGCATGTCACGAATTCCTCGGGGTCTCCGATCATGGCGCTTCCACCTAAGCAGTCTAATGATGTCGATGCAAATACTTCTTCCTACTCCTCACAAATTATCACAACCAAAGAAATCCTTACAGCCGAAGCGACGACACCGGCACCTCGCGCCACCGAAGAGGGAAACGTggtgaaggagaagaagaagtgcGACGTGTTCGACGGCAGGTGGGTGTACGACCGGAAGAGGTACCCTCTTTACCGGTCGCAATGGTGCCCCTTTCTCACCGACCAAGTAAGCTGCCAGAGGAACGGCAGGCCCGACTCCGACTACGAGCACTGGCGGTGGCAGCCTAATGGCTGCGACCTTCCGAG GTTTAATGGGAGCGAGATGCTGGAGAGGTGGAGAGGGAAGCGAGTGGTGATCGTCGGTGACTCCCTCAACAGGAACATGTGGGAGTCGCTCGCCTGCATGCTCTACTCGTCGGTGCGCCGGAAGCGCGCCGACGTCAAGTTGCACGGCTCAGATTACAAGGTGTTCCGAGCCCTG GATTATGATTGCTCGGTGGAGTTCTTTTGGAGCCCCTTCCTGGTAGAGCTGAAGGAAAGGGAAGACCATGCCAAGATCCTAAGGCTCGACAAGCTCCCGGCAGAAGAACGCCGATGGCTGGGTGCCGACGTCATGGTGTTCAACACCGGCCACTGGTGGACGCACCGCGGCAAGATGAGGGC GTGGAACTACTTCGAGTGCAGCGAAGGGTTGATGGAGGACATGGAAGCGGAGGAGGCGTTCCAAAGGGCACTCCGGACTTGGGCGCAGTGGGTCGACCGAAACGTGGACCCGGCCAGGACCGCCGTCTTCTTCAGGAGCATCTCGCCCGAACACAAGAG GGAAAACTTACACTGGTGCTACAACCAGACCCACCCCATCACCAACGACACTTATCTGCAGCAGTTTCCGAGATCCATGGTGTCGCTTGCGGAGACGACCATCAGGAAGATGAGAACCCCGGTGACGTATCTGAACATCACACGGCTGTCGGAGTACCGGCGAGATGCGCACACATCCATTTATACATCCAGGCAAGGGAAGCTGCTAACGGCGGAGCAGAGGAAGGAACCCGCGAGATATGCCGACTGCAGCCATTGGTGCCTTCCAGGATTGCCCGATACTTGGAATGTTCTTCTCTTTGCTTCCCTCCTCAGGGGAACAACCCCCTCCTTCATTTCATAG